The following are encoded in a window of Natrononativus amylolyticus genomic DNA:
- a CDS encoding YncE family protein, which yields MNQRRDATGADDGLQANPDRKNPFGRGIDRRRVLQSSAVVGTTATLSGCLSDDDERAPTMYVFNNGDRTVSVIDAETDELIESVFLGTTASFPANQYGTGAESEHDVLWLNVSGGVRGFDQRTLEEVAHVETGFGPNYPNVTPDEQHLIVAAGGTTSMEPDPPEPEDHMLFRVDADPDSDGFGDVTGELEVGYTGPCDMTLGPDSEYAFVSDVANETLTVIRVDPFEIAAQIDVGDPAGDGDVLPFMCTATFDGDLLLVENGEGGLGHEPDIEREGSESIWDISDPENPEEIERITRDDGLPAPPITSEIDPNNEAAYLFTPESESVTVIDLADQAVDQELDIGGTAIAGAWGPNREKLYVPVQTANQVAVIDHAQREVVATVEAGESPTGAVGGMVRPDTSTTQRLQGAIASLGVSVGDQELAYCPEQYCYCGYHSEEGVRSDDR from the coding sequence ATGAACCAGCGGCGGGACGCGACGGGGGCGGACGATGGGCTCCAGGCGAACCCGGATCGAAAGAACCCGTTCGGCCGGGGGATCGACCGCCGACGGGTGTTACAGTCGTCGGCGGTCGTCGGCACGACCGCGACGCTGTCGGGCTGTCTGAGCGACGACGACGAACGCGCCCCGACGATGTACGTCTTCAACAACGGTGACCGGACGGTGAGCGTCATCGACGCCGAAACCGACGAACTCATCGAGAGCGTCTTTCTGGGGACGACCGCGTCGTTTCCGGCCAACCAGTACGGCACCGGGGCGGAGTCGGAACACGACGTGCTCTGGCTCAACGTCAGCGGCGGCGTCAGGGGGTTCGACCAGCGGACGCTCGAGGAGGTCGCCCACGTCGAAACCGGGTTCGGCCCGAACTATCCCAACGTGACGCCCGACGAGCAACACCTCATCGTCGCCGCCGGCGGGACGACGTCGATGGAGCCCGACCCGCCCGAACCCGAGGACCACATGCTCTTTCGGGTCGACGCCGACCCCGACAGCGACGGCTTCGGGGACGTGACGGGCGAACTCGAGGTGGGGTACACCGGGCCGTGCGACATGACGCTCGGCCCCGACAGCGAGTACGCGTTCGTCTCGGACGTGGCCAACGAGACGCTGACCGTGATCCGCGTCGATCCGTTCGAGATCGCCGCCCAGATCGACGTCGGCGACCCCGCGGGCGACGGCGACGTCCTGCCGTTCATGTGTACCGCGACGTTCGACGGCGACCTCCTGTTGGTCGAAAACGGCGAGGGAGGACTCGGCCACGAGCCGGACATCGAGCGGGAAGGGTCGGAGAGCATCTGGGACATCTCCGATCCCGAGAACCCCGAAGAGATCGAGCGCATCACGCGCGATGACGGGCTGCCGGCGCCGCCGATTACCAGCGAGATCGACCCGAACAACGAGGCGGCGTATCTGTTTACGCCCGAAAGCGAGAGCGTGACGGTGATCGACCTCGCAGACCAGGCGGTCGACCAGGAACTCGACATCGGCGGCACCGCGATCGCCGGCGCGTGGGGGCCGAACCGCGAGAAGCTGTACGTCCCCGTCCAGACCGCGAACCAGGTCGCCGTCATCGACCACGCCCAGCGCGAGGTGGTCGCAACCGTCGAGGCGGGCGAGTCGCCGACCGGCGCCGTCGGCGGAATGGTCCGCCCGGACACCAGTACCACCCAGCGTCTCCAGGGGGCCATCGCCTCCCTCGGCGTCTCGGTCGGCGACCAGGAACTGGCGTACTGCCCCGAGCAGTACTGCTACTGCGGCTATCACAGCGAGGAAGGAGTGAGAAGCGATGACAGATGA
- a CDS encoding YeeE/YedE family protein produces MSLSPTAYLAVSLFVGLSFGVFLQKARFCFVSAFRDFVAFKDTRVLKGVLAGVFVMTLFWSAQMATGYFRGFWTPAWGIGSFIGGFVFGLGMTMAGGCASGTLYRAGQGYVQFWITLLFMGVGYVIFALFFSTFRAYYFEPLNPAPGTSLYLAFPWSPAITGAAFVAVGVLAYAFVVGRTQLPDEPAGPSSTTTGERAQLTVAARPVRAVTAGLVSLVAGIRQYLRSFATDDRPVAARLKGTWDARTAGIGMALVASLWFWVHGHWAITGSEARWAGYLLGGAGVDVQSIEYWGSVLFHEGDITITIDMLMIASLVVGSFLAAWFSGDFRLRMPKLNRLHNPIVGGLLMGFGSRLAAGCNIANLFSGVALLSVHSFLAGAGIIVGVYVMTRWLYREVGCAL; encoded by the coding sequence ATGTCGCTCTCGCCCACAGCGTATCTCGCCGTCTCCCTCTTCGTCGGGCTGTCGTTCGGGGTGTTCCTCCAGAAGGCGCGCTTCTGTTTCGTCAGCGCCTTTCGCGACTTCGTCGCGTTCAAAGACACGCGCGTGCTCAAGGGCGTTCTCGCCGGCGTCTTCGTGATGACGCTGTTCTGGAGCGCACAGATGGCGACCGGCTACTTCCGCGGGTTCTGGACACCCGCGTGGGGGATCGGCTCGTTCATCGGCGGCTTCGTTTTCGGGCTCGGGATGACGATGGCCGGCGGCTGTGCCAGTGGCACGCTGTATCGCGCCGGGCAGGGCTACGTCCAGTTCTGGATCACGCTGCTGTTCATGGGCGTCGGCTACGTGATCTTCGCGCTGTTCTTTTCGACCTTCCGCGCGTATTACTTCGAACCGCTCAACCCCGCCCCGGGGACGTCGCTCTACCTCGCGTTCCCCTGGTCGCCGGCGATCACCGGCGCCGCGTTCGTCGCGGTCGGCGTGCTGGCGTACGCGTTCGTCGTGGGACGAACCCAGCTCCCGGACGAGCCGGCGGGACCCTCGTCCACCACGACCGGCGAGCGGGCCCAATTGACCGTCGCCGCCCGCCCCGTCCGGGCTGTGACGGCCGGCCTCGTCTCGCTCGTCGCCGGGATCCGGCAGTACCTCCGTAGTTTCGCGACCGACGACCGCCCGGTGGCGGCCCGCCTCAAGGGAACGTGGGACGCTCGCACCGCCGGCATCGGGATGGCCCTGGTCGCGAGCCTCTGGTTCTGGGTTCACGGCCACTGGGCGATCACCGGCAGCGAGGCCCGCTGGGCCGGCTACCTGCTCGGCGGTGCGGGCGTCGACGTACAGAGCATCGAGTACTGGGGCTCCGTGCTGTTTCACGAGGGCGACATCACGATCACCATCGATATGCTGATGATCGCCTCGCTGGTCGTCGGCTCGTTCCTCGCGGCGTGGTTCTCGGGTGACTTCCGCCTGCGGATGCCCAAGTTGAACCGGCTGCACAACCCGATCGTCGGGGGGCTGCTGATGGGGTTCGGCTCGAGGCTCGCCGCCGGCTGTAACATCGCGAACCTCTTTTCCGGGGTCGCGCTGCTCTCGGTGCACTCGTTTCTCGCCGGAGCCGGCATCATCGTCGGCGTGTACGTGATGACCCGCTGGCTGTACCGCGAAGTCGGCTGTGCGCTCTAG
- a CDS encoding rhodanese-like domain-containing protein: protein MVDEVTPEDVNRKLDDDDVQIVDIRQPEAFAQGHIPGAINIPMTELPARIDEYDWGDDVVVACPIGQSSIQAARLIGSFEGAEADAVTSMQGGYEAWEYDLETADGEGAAEL, encoded by the coding sequence ATGGTCGACGAAGTCACCCCCGAAGACGTCAACCGAAAGCTCGACGACGACGACGTCCAGATCGTCGACATCCGCCAGCCGGAGGCGTTCGCACAGGGTCACATCCCCGGCGCGATCAACATTCCGATGACCGAACTCCCCGCCAGAATCGACGAGTACGACTGGGGCGACGACGTCGTCGTCGCCTGCCCGATCGGGCAGAGTTCGATCCAGGCGGCGCGGCTCATCGGCAGCTTCGAGGGCGCCGAGGCAGACGCCGTGACGAGCATGCAGGGCGGCTACGAGGCGTGGGAGTACGACCTCGAGACGGCCGACGGCGAGGGTGCGGCGGAGCTGTAA